A window of the Panulirus ornatus isolate Po-2019 chromosome 65, ASM3632096v1, whole genome shotgun sequence genome harbors these coding sequences:
- the Vps25 gene encoding vacuolar protein-sorting-associated protein 25, which produces MTDFEWPWQYSFPPFFTLQPNADVRRTQLDAWCALIVSWGRSNNVSQIDVTEASSLPVFKNLAINRALPADSIMIVLEELAKRGHLEWTDKTKRRGYIFWRSPIEWGQKIYVWAQSTSRISSVCTLYEINQGDDTVNQEFHGLDDDVLLKALKTLEVAGKAELMDFGDNKGVKFL; this is translated from the exons ATGACAGATTTTGAGTGGCCGTGGCAATATAGTTTCCCCCCATTTTTCAC CTTGCAGCCAAATGCAGACGTGAGACGGACTCAGTTGGATGCTTGGTGTGCATTGATTGTGAGCTGGGGAAGAAGCAACAATGTTAGCCAGATTGATGTCACAGAAGCATCCAGTTTGCCTGTTTTTAA GAACCTTGCTATCAACCGGGCCTTGCCAGCAGACAGTATTATGATTGTCTTGGAGGAACTAGCTAAACGTGGACATCTTGAGTGGACGGATAAGACCAAGCGAAG AGGATACATATTTTGGCGAAGTCCAATTGAGTGGGGTCAGAAAATATATGTTTGGGCTCAGTCCACCAGTCGCATCAGCAGTGTTTGTACCCTTTATGAGATCAACCAGGGTGATGATACTGTTAACCAAG AATTCCATGGTTTGGATGATGACGTCCTTCTTAAAGCCTTGAAGACATTAGAAGTGGCTGGCAAAGCTGAGCTGATGGATTTTGGAGACAACAAGGGAGTAAAATTTCTTTGA